One genomic window of Channa argus isolate prfri chromosome 5, Channa argus male v1.0, whole genome shotgun sequence includes the following:
- the arhgef3 gene encoding rho guanine nucleotide exchange factor 3 isoform X2, with the protein MQAGDGCQRGSRSKLQKKPTSFSLLSPDSWSLRGKRKQASRDADSLSLCSLDINEPNTKRSKPVSRVTSLVSLLPPVKTTPLKRIGQTLQRSISFRTESRTERVAPPPSHSSSTMKTHVISATVSNPHSSSMAATRGSTAAAPAAKRRDSKLWSETFDVRLGATQTLSPKEIKRQEAIFELAQGEQDLVEDLTLAKKAYRDPMLKLSIMTEQELNQIFGTLDSLIPLHEDLLSRLRDARKLDGSTEHVGHILTDWLPCLSSYTPYCSNQVKAKALLDQKKQDRRVQDFLQRCLQSPFSRKLDLWNFLDIPRSRLVKYPLLLRQILKHTPNDHPDRQHLDEAMMMVQSVVADINRQTGESECQYYKDRLLYTEDGQRNDLIDRSRTLSCHGELKNNRGLKLHVFLFQDVLVITRSISLNDQPVSYQLCREPIPIRQLDLEDLSDGEMRIGGSIRGAFSNNERTKNFFRVSYRSGGQLQNHYFQASDAFNKQQWINCIRQAKEATALNGDQPPQTRLGLDKGLGGPKRPLSETTLSLRSDSGIEDEKGMWGNIETGSSLEGKEGLSEGTGMSLDKEALDAGAGLELDEETRMDNETRLTVNEMGETGTGQSDSGETRAEADVCQSADWKMDEEGGGGGAVGEETLSGGDVPTSLVSAAFPTQVEEVEEVAMQQEQSGATQEEESSMESSVVESLQGEELTVRC; encoded by the exons GAGCCCAACACCAAGCGCAGCAAACCTGTATCCAGGGTGACGTCTCTGGTCAGTCTGCTGCCGCCCGTCAAGACCACGCCCCTGAAGAGGATCGGTCAGACGCTGCAG cgCTCCATCAGTTTTCGTACTGAGAGTCGGACGGAGAGAGTTGCTCCCCCTCCTTCCCATTCATCCTCAACTATGAAGACACACGTTATCTCAGCTACTGTCTCCAACCCTCACTCCTCCTCCATGGCTGCGACTCGGGGCTCCACGGCAGCAGCCCCAGCTGCTAAGCGTCGCGACAGCAAGCTTTGGAGCGAGACATTTGATGTCCGACTGGGAGCCACGCAAACTCTGAGTCCAAAAGAGATAAAGCGGCAGGAG GCCATATTTGAATTGGCTCAGGGTGAGCAAGACTTGGTGGAGGATCTCACATTGGCTAAAAAG GCCTACCGTGACCCAATGCTGAAGCTGTCAATCATGACTGAGCAGGAACTGAACCAGATCTTCGGTACTCTGGACTCACTGATACCCCTGCATGAAG ACCTGCTGAGTCGCCTCCGAGATGCCAGAAAACTTGACGGTTCCACAGAACATGTGGGACACATCCTGACCGACTGG CTGCCCTGTCTCTCTTCCTACACGCCATACTGCAGCAACCAGGTGAAGGCCAAGGCTTTGTTAGACCAGAAAAAGCAGGATCGGAGGGTCCAGGACTTCTTGCAGCGCTGTCTCCAGTCACCCTTTAGCAGGAAGTTGGACCTGTGGAACTTCCTGGACATTCCCCGCAGCCGGCTAGTGAAATACCCGCTGCTGCTCCGGCAGATCCTGAAGCACACCCCCAACGACCACCCGGACAGGCAGCACCTGGACGAGGCG ATGATGATGGTTCAGAGCGTGGTTGCAGACATCAACAGGCAGACGGGAGAGTCGGAGTGTCAGTACTACAAAGATCGTCTGTTGTACACGGAGGATGGACAGAGGAACGACCTAATTGACCGGTCCAGGACTCTGAGCTGCCACGGAGAACTGAAGAACAACAGAGGACTC AAGCTTCATGTCTTCCTGTTCCAGGATGTGCTGGTCATCACCAGGTCCATCTCGCTGAACGATCAGCCAGTCAGCTACCAGCTCTGTCGCGAGCCAATCCCCATTCGGCAGCTGGATCTGGAAGACCTATCAGACGGAGAGATGAGAATCGGCGGGTCCATCAGGGGGGCCTTCAGCAACAACGAGCGGA CAAAGAACTTTTTCCGGGTCTCATACCGTAGCGGAGGTCAGCTGCAGAACCACTACTTCCAGGCCAGTGATGCCTTCAACAAACAGCAATGGATCAACTGCATCAGACAAGCAAAGGAAGCCACAGCACTGAATGGAGACCAGCCACCACAGACAAGACTGGGTCTGGACAAAGGGCTGGGTGGACCGAAGAGGCCGCTTAGTGAAACAACACTGAGTTTGCGAAGTGATTCAGGGATTGAAGATGAAAAAGGGATGTGGGGGAATATAGAGACAGGATCAAGTTTAGAAGGAAAGGAAGGATTGAGTGAAGGGACAGGGATGAGTTTGGATAAAGAGGCTTTGGATGCTGGTGCAGGTTTGGAATTAGATGAAGAAACAAGGATGGACAATGAGACAAGGCTGACGGTCAATGAGATGGGGGAGACTGGGACAGGACAGAGTGACAGTGGAGAAACACGGGCAGAGGCAGATGTCTGTCAGAGTGCAGACTGGAAGATGgatgaagaaggaggaggaggaggagcagtaGGGGAAGAGACTCTCAGTGGAGGTGATGTTCCCACCTCCCTTGTGTCCGCTGCCTTTCCTACTCAAGTAGAGGAGGTAGAGGAGGTGGCGATGCAGCAGGAGCAGAGTGGTGCTACACAGGAGGAAGAGTCCAGCATGGAAAGCAGTGTGGTTGAATCACTGCAGGGTGAGGAGCTGACCGTCAGGTGCTGA
- the arhgef3 gene encoding rho guanine nucleotide exchange factor 3 isoform X4 yields the protein MMGCCLFVYYRKRKQASRDADSLSLCSLDINEPNTKRSKPVSRVTSLVSLLPPVKTTPLKRIGQTLQRSISFRTESRTERVAPPPSHSSSTMKTHVISATVSNPHSSSMAATRGSTAAAPAAKRRDSKLWSETFDVRLGATQTLSPKEIKRQEAIFELAQGEQDLVEDLTLAKKAYRDPMLKLSIMTEQELNQIFGTLDSLIPLHEDLLSRLRDARKLDGSTEHVGHILTDWLPCLSSYTPYCSNQVKAKALLDQKKQDRRVQDFLQRCLQSPFSRKLDLWNFLDIPRSRLVKYPLLLRQILKHTPNDHPDRQHLDEAMMMVQSVVADINRQTGESECQYYKDRLLYTEDGQRNDLIDRSRTLSCHGELKNNRGLKLHVFLFQDVLVITRSISLNDQPVSYQLCREPIPIRQLDLEDLSDGEMRIGGSIRGAFSNNERTKNFFRVSYRSGGQLQNHYFQASDAFNKQQWINCIRQAKEATALNGDQPPQTRLGLDKGLGGPKRPLSETTLSLRSDSGIEDEKGMWGNIETGSSLEGKEGLSEGTGMSLDKEALDAGAGLELDEETRMDNETRLTVNEMGETGTGQSDSGETRAEADVCQSADWKMDEEGGGGGAVGEETLSGGDVPTSLVSAAFPTQVEEVEEVAMQQEQSGATQEEESSMESSVVESLQGEELTVRC from the exons GAGCCCAACACCAAGCGCAGCAAACCTGTATCCAGGGTGACGTCTCTGGTCAGTCTGCTGCCGCCCGTCAAGACCACGCCCCTGAAGAGGATCGGTCAGACGCTGCAG cgCTCCATCAGTTTTCGTACTGAGAGTCGGACGGAGAGAGTTGCTCCCCCTCCTTCCCATTCATCCTCAACTATGAAGACACACGTTATCTCAGCTACTGTCTCCAACCCTCACTCCTCCTCCATGGCTGCGACTCGGGGCTCCACGGCAGCAGCCCCAGCTGCTAAGCGTCGCGACAGCAAGCTTTGGAGCGAGACATTTGATGTCCGACTGGGAGCCACGCAAACTCTGAGTCCAAAAGAGATAAAGCGGCAGGAG GCCATATTTGAATTGGCTCAGGGTGAGCAAGACTTGGTGGAGGATCTCACATTGGCTAAAAAG GCCTACCGTGACCCAATGCTGAAGCTGTCAATCATGACTGAGCAGGAACTGAACCAGATCTTCGGTACTCTGGACTCACTGATACCCCTGCATGAAG ACCTGCTGAGTCGCCTCCGAGATGCCAGAAAACTTGACGGTTCCACAGAACATGTGGGACACATCCTGACCGACTGG CTGCCCTGTCTCTCTTCCTACACGCCATACTGCAGCAACCAGGTGAAGGCCAAGGCTTTGTTAGACCAGAAAAAGCAGGATCGGAGGGTCCAGGACTTCTTGCAGCGCTGTCTCCAGTCACCCTTTAGCAGGAAGTTGGACCTGTGGAACTTCCTGGACATTCCCCGCAGCCGGCTAGTGAAATACCCGCTGCTGCTCCGGCAGATCCTGAAGCACACCCCCAACGACCACCCGGACAGGCAGCACCTGGACGAGGCG ATGATGATGGTTCAGAGCGTGGTTGCAGACATCAACAGGCAGACGGGAGAGTCGGAGTGTCAGTACTACAAAGATCGTCTGTTGTACACGGAGGATGGACAGAGGAACGACCTAATTGACCGGTCCAGGACTCTGAGCTGCCACGGAGAACTGAAGAACAACAGAGGACTC AAGCTTCATGTCTTCCTGTTCCAGGATGTGCTGGTCATCACCAGGTCCATCTCGCTGAACGATCAGCCAGTCAGCTACCAGCTCTGTCGCGAGCCAATCCCCATTCGGCAGCTGGATCTGGAAGACCTATCAGACGGAGAGATGAGAATCGGCGGGTCCATCAGGGGGGCCTTCAGCAACAACGAGCGGA CAAAGAACTTTTTCCGGGTCTCATACCGTAGCGGAGGTCAGCTGCAGAACCACTACTTCCAGGCCAGTGATGCCTTCAACAAACAGCAATGGATCAACTGCATCAGACAAGCAAAGGAAGCCACAGCACTGAATGGAGACCAGCCACCACAGACAAGACTGGGTCTGGACAAAGGGCTGGGTGGACCGAAGAGGCCGCTTAGTGAAACAACACTGAGTTTGCGAAGTGATTCAGGGATTGAAGATGAAAAAGGGATGTGGGGGAATATAGAGACAGGATCAAGTTTAGAAGGAAAGGAAGGATTGAGTGAAGGGACAGGGATGAGTTTGGATAAAGAGGCTTTGGATGCTGGTGCAGGTTTGGAATTAGATGAAGAAACAAGGATGGACAATGAGACAAGGCTGACGGTCAATGAGATGGGGGAGACTGGGACAGGACAGAGTGACAGTGGAGAAACACGGGCAGAGGCAGATGTCTGTCAGAGTGCAGACTGGAAGATGgatgaagaaggaggaggaggaggagcagtaGGGGAAGAGACTCTCAGTGGAGGTGATGTTCCCACCTCCCTTGTGTCCGCTGCCTTTCCTACTCAAGTAGAGGAGGTAGAGGAGGTGGCGATGCAGCAGGAGCAGAGTGGTGCTACACAGGAGGAAGAGTCCAGCATGGAAAGCAGTGTGGTTGAATCACTGCAGGGTGAGGAGCTGACCGTCAGGTGCTGA
- the arhgef3 gene encoding rho guanine nucleotide exchange factor 3 isoform X1, whose protein sequence is MQAGDGCQRGSRSKLQKKPTSFSLLSPDSWSLRGKKRKQASRDADSLSLCSLDINEPNTKRSKPVSRVTSLVSLLPPVKTTPLKRIGQTLQRSISFRTESRTERVAPPPSHSSSTMKTHVISATVSNPHSSSMAATRGSTAAAPAAKRRDSKLWSETFDVRLGATQTLSPKEIKRQEAIFELAQGEQDLVEDLTLAKKAYRDPMLKLSIMTEQELNQIFGTLDSLIPLHEDLLSRLRDARKLDGSTEHVGHILTDWLPCLSSYTPYCSNQVKAKALLDQKKQDRRVQDFLQRCLQSPFSRKLDLWNFLDIPRSRLVKYPLLLRQILKHTPNDHPDRQHLDEAMMMVQSVVADINRQTGESECQYYKDRLLYTEDGQRNDLIDRSRTLSCHGELKNNRGLKLHVFLFQDVLVITRSISLNDQPVSYQLCREPIPIRQLDLEDLSDGEMRIGGSIRGAFSNNERTKNFFRVSYRSGGQLQNHYFQASDAFNKQQWINCIRQAKEATALNGDQPPQTRLGLDKGLGGPKRPLSETTLSLRSDSGIEDEKGMWGNIETGSSLEGKEGLSEGTGMSLDKEALDAGAGLELDEETRMDNETRLTVNEMGETGTGQSDSGETRAEADVCQSADWKMDEEGGGGGAVGEETLSGGDVPTSLVSAAFPTQVEEVEEVAMQQEQSGATQEEESSMESSVVESLQGEELTVRC, encoded by the exons GAGCCCAACACCAAGCGCAGCAAACCTGTATCCAGGGTGACGTCTCTGGTCAGTCTGCTGCCGCCCGTCAAGACCACGCCCCTGAAGAGGATCGGTCAGACGCTGCAG cgCTCCATCAGTTTTCGTACTGAGAGTCGGACGGAGAGAGTTGCTCCCCCTCCTTCCCATTCATCCTCAACTATGAAGACACACGTTATCTCAGCTACTGTCTCCAACCCTCACTCCTCCTCCATGGCTGCGACTCGGGGCTCCACGGCAGCAGCCCCAGCTGCTAAGCGTCGCGACAGCAAGCTTTGGAGCGAGACATTTGATGTCCGACTGGGAGCCACGCAAACTCTGAGTCCAAAAGAGATAAAGCGGCAGGAG GCCATATTTGAATTGGCTCAGGGTGAGCAAGACTTGGTGGAGGATCTCACATTGGCTAAAAAG GCCTACCGTGACCCAATGCTGAAGCTGTCAATCATGACTGAGCAGGAACTGAACCAGATCTTCGGTACTCTGGACTCACTGATACCCCTGCATGAAG ACCTGCTGAGTCGCCTCCGAGATGCCAGAAAACTTGACGGTTCCACAGAACATGTGGGACACATCCTGACCGACTGG CTGCCCTGTCTCTCTTCCTACACGCCATACTGCAGCAACCAGGTGAAGGCCAAGGCTTTGTTAGACCAGAAAAAGCAGGATCGGAGGGTCCAGGACTTCTTGCAGCGCTGTCTCCAGTCACCCTTTAGCAGGAAGTTGGACCTGTGGAACTTCCTGGACATTCCCCGCAGCCGGCTAGTGAAATACCCGCTGCTGCTCCGGCAGATCCTGAAGCACACCCCCAACGACCACCCGGACAGGCAGCACCTGGACGAGGCG ATGATGATGGTTCAGAGCGTGGTTGCAGACATCAACAGGCAGACGGGAGAGTCGGAGTGTCAGTACTACAAAGATCGTCTGTTGTACACGGAGGATGGACAGAGGAACGACCTAATTGACCGGTCCAGGACTCTGAGCTGCCACGGAGAACTGAAGAACAACAGAGGACTC AAGCTTCATGTCTTCCTGTTCCAGGATGTGCTGGTCATCACCAGGTCCATCTCGCTGAACGATCAGCCAGTCAGCTACCAGCTCTGTCGCGAGCCAATCCCCATTCGGCAGCTGGATCTGGAAGACCTATCAGACGGAGAGATGAGAATCGGCGGGTCCATCAGGGGGGCCTTCAGCAACAACGAGCGGA CAAAGAACTTTTTCCGGGTCTCATACCGTAGCGGAGGTCAGCTGCAGAACCACTACTTCCAGGCCAGTGATGCCTTCAACAAACAGCAATGGATCAACTGCATCAGACAAGCAAAGGAAGCCACAGCACTGAATGGAGACCAGCCACCACAGACAAGACTGGGTCTGGACAAAGGGCTGGGTGGACCGAAGAGGCCGCTTAGTGAAACAACACTGAGTTTGCGAAGTGATTCAGGGATTGAAGATGAAAAAGGGATGTGGGGGAATATAGAGACAGGATCAAGTTTAGAAGGAAAGGAAGGATTGAGTGAAGGGACAGGGATGAGTTTGGATAAAGAGGCTTTGGATGCTGGTGCAGGTTTGGAATTAGATGAAGAAACAAGGATGGACAATGAGACAAGGCTGACGGTCAATGAGATGGGGGAGACTGGGACAGGACAGAGTGACAGTGGAGAAACACGGGCAGAGGCAGATGTCTGTCAGAGTGCAGACTGGAAGATGgatgaagaaggaggaggaggaggagcagtaGGGGAAGAGACTCTCAGTGGAGGTGATGTTCCCACCTCCCTTGTGTCCGCTGCCTTTCCTACTCAAGTAGAGGAGGTAGAGGAGGTGGCGATGCAGCAGGAGCAGAGTGGTGCTACACAGGAGGAAGAGTCCAGCATGGAAAGCAGTGTGGTTGAATCACTGCAGGGTGAGGAGCTGACCGTCAGGTGCTGA
- the arhgef3 gene encoding rho guanine nucleotide exchange factor 3 isoform X3, with amino-acid sequence MMGCCLFVYYRKKRKQASRDADSLSLCSLDINEPNTKRSKPVSRVTSLVSLLPPVKTTPLKRIGQTLQRSISFRTESRTERVAPPPSHSSSTMKTHVISATVSNPHSSSMAATRGSTAAAPAAKRRDSKLWSETFDVRLGATQTLSPKEIKRQEAIFELAQGEQDLVEDLTLAKKAYRDPMLKLSIMTEQELNQIFGTLDSLIPLHEDLLSRLRDARKLDGSTEHVGHILTDWLPCLSSYTPYCSNQVKAKALLDQKKQDRRVQDFLQRCLQSPFSRKLDLWNFLDIPRSRLVKYPLLLRQILKHTPNDHPDRQHLDEAMMMVQSVVADINRQTGESECQYYKDRLLYTEDGQRNDLIDRSRTLSCHGELKNNRGLKLHVFLFQDVLVITRSISLNDQPVSYQLCREPIPIRQLDLEDLSDGEMRIGGSIRGAFSNNERTKNFFRVSYRSGGQLQNHYFQASDAFNKQQWINCIRQAKEATALNGDQPPQTRLGLDKGLGGPKRPLSETTLSLRSDSGIEDEKGMWGNIETGSSLEGKEGLSEGTGMSLDKEALDAGAGLELDEETRMDNETRLTVNEMGETGTGQSDSGETRAEADVCQSADWKMDEEGGGGGAVGEETLSGGDVPTSLVSAAFPTQVEEVEEVAMQQEQSGATQEEESSMESSVVESLQGEELTVRC; translated from the exons GAGCCCAACACCAAGCGCAGCAAACCTGTATCCAGGGTGACGTCTCTGGTCAGTCTGCTGCCGCCCGTCAAGACCACGCCCCTGAAGAGGATCGGTCAGACGCTGCAG cgCTCCATCAGTTTTCGTACTGAGAGTCGGACGGAGAGAGTTGCTCCCCCTCCTTCCCATTCATCCTCAACTATGAAGACACACGTTATCTCAGCTACTGTCTCCAACCCTCACTCCTCCTCCATGGCTGCGACTCGGGGCTCCACGGCAGCAGCCCCAGCTGCTAAGCGTCGCGACAGCAAGCTTTGGAGCGAGACATTTGATGTCCGACTGGGAGCCACGCAAACTCTGAGTCCAAAAGAGATAAAGCGGCAGGAG GCCATATTTGAATTGGCTCAGGGTGAGCAAGACTTGGTGGAGGATCTCACATTGGCTAAAAAG GCCTACCGTGACCCAATGCTGAAGCTGTCAATCATGACTGAGCAGGAACTGAACCAGATCTTCGGTACTCTGGACTCACTGATACCCCTGCATGAAG ACCTGCTGAGTCGCCTCCGAGATGCCAGAAAACTTGACGGTTCCACAGAACATGTGGGACACATCCTGACCGACTGG CTGCCCTGTCTCTCTTCCTACACGCCATACTGCAGCAACCAGGTGAAGGCCAAGGCTTTGTTAGACCAGAAAAAGCAGGATCGGAGGGTCCAGGACTTCTTGCAGCGCTGTCTCCAGTCACCCTTTAGCAGGAAGTTGGACCTGTGGAACTTCCTGGACATTCCCCGCAGCCGGCTAGTGAAATACCCGCTGCTGCTCCGGCAGATCCTGAAGCACACCCCCAACGACCACCCGGACAGGCAGCACCTGGACGAGGCG ATGATGATGGTTCAGAGCGTGGTTGCAGACATCAACAGGCAGACGGGAGAGTCGGAGTGTCAGTACTACAAAGATCGTCTGTTGTACACGGAGGATGGACAGAGGAACGACCTAATTGACCGGTCCAGGACTCTGAGCTGCCACGGAGAACTGAAGAACAACAGAGGACTC AAGCTTCATGTCTTCCTGTTCCAGGATGTGCTGGTCATCACCAGGTCCATCTCGCTGAACGATCAGCCAGTCAGCTACCAGCTCTGTCGCGAGCCAATCCCCATTCGGCAGCTGGATCTGGAAGACCTATCAGACGGAGAGATGAGAATCGGCGGGTCCATCAGGGGGGCCTTCAGCAACAACGAGCGGA CAAAGAACTTTTTCCGGGTCTCATACCGTAGCGGAGGTCAGCTGCAGAACCACTACTTCCAGGCCAGTGATGCCTTCAACAAACAGCAATGGATCAACTGCATCAGACAAGCAAAGGAAGCCACAGCACTGAATGGAGACCAGCCACCACAGACAAGACTGGGTCTGGACAAAGGGCTGGGTGGACCGAAGAGGCCGCTTAGTGAAACAACACTGAGTTTGCGAAGTGATTCAGGGATTGAAGATGAAAAAGGGATGTGGGGGAATATAGAGACAGGATCAAGTTTAGAAGGAAAGGAAGGATTGAGTGAAGGGACAGGGATGAGTTTGGATAAAGAGGCTTTGGATGCTGGTGCAGGTTTGGAATTAGATGAAGAAACAAGGATGGACAATGAGACAAGGCTGACGGTCAATGAGATGGGGGAGACTGGGACAGGACAGAGTGACAGTGGAGAAACACGGGCAGAGGCAGATGTCTGTCAGAGTGCAGACTGGAAGATGgatgaagaaggaggaggaggaggagcagtaGGGGAAGAGACTCTCAGTGGAGGTGATGTTCCCACCTCCCTTGTGTCCGCTGCCTTTCCTACTCAAGTAGAGGAGGTAGAGGAGGTGGCGATGCAGCAGGAGCAGAGTGGTGCTACACAGGAGGAAGAGTCCAGCATGGAAAGCAGTGTGGTTGAATCACTGCAGGGTGAGGAGCTGACCGTCAGGTGCTGA